From Micromonospora echinospora, one genomic window encodes:
- a CDS encoding SDR family NAD(P)-dependent oxidoreductase: protein MFKGLLQGKVAWVTGAGQGVGAAIAEGLAEAGASVILQSRRRDALLAVRDRIVANGGTADVVAGDVTDEATADAVVTLARQRWGRLDVLVNNAGISPALHRSEQVSVADWQQVIDTNLSGVFVCARAAGAFMIEQGAGSIVNMSSVHGQVGLPRLAAYSASKGGVEQLTRTLALEWAAAGVRVNAVAPGYLETPMTEGLRSHDQWSKRLRERIPMGRFGLPHEVVGAVAFLASDAASYVTGSVLHVDGGWTAQ from the coding sequence ATGTTCAAGGGACTACTTCAGGGCAAGGTCGCCTGGGTGACGGGCGCCGGCCAGGGCGTGGGAGCGGCGATCGCCGAAGGACTGGCGGAGGCCGGCGCGTCCGTGATCCTCCAGTCACGCCGGCGGGACGCGCTACTGGCGGTGCGGGACAGGATCGTGGCCAACGGTGGCACCGCGGACGTCGTCGCCGGTGACGTCACCGACGAGGCCACCGCCGATGCCGTCGTGACGTTGGCCCGACAGCGCTGGGGTCGGCTGGACGTCCTGGTGAACAACGCCGGGATCAGTCCGGCGCTGCACCGCAGCGAGCAGGTGAGCGTCGCGGACTGGCAACAGGTGATCGACACCAACCTGTCCGGGGTGTTCGTCTGCGCCCGCGCCGCCGGCGCGTTCATGATCGAGCAGGGCGCGGGCAGTATCGTCAACATGTCCTCGGTGCACGGTCAGGTCGGCTTGCCGCGACTGGCCGCCTACAGCGCCAGCAAGGGCGGGGTCGAGCAGCTCACCCGGACGCTGGCGTTGGAGTGGGCGGCTGCCGGTGTCCGGGTGAACGCGGTGGCGCCCGGTTACCTGGAGACGCCGATGACGGAAGGACTACGCAGCCACGACCAGTGGTCGAAACGGCTGCGCGAGCGGATCCCGATGGGCCGGTTCGGCCTGCCGCACGAGGTTGTCGGCGCGGTCGCGTTCCTCGCGTCGGACGCGGCCAGCTATGTCACCGGCAGCGTTCTGCACGTGGACGGTGGTTGGACCGCGCAGTGA
- a CDS encoding phosphotransferase family protein produces MADEGRGPVGDGPLHTESGTKIGPAPASVGVDPPGLSLDRLATYLGERLPDADPVAPWHAELLAGGRSNLTYRISQGAGSWVLRRPPLGHVMPKAHDMAREYRVLRGLEPTAVPSARPYLLCEDRSVIGTPFLVMEHVDGVVLSSAADCAGLSVERAAVITDVLVRTLATLHDADLTGTGLETFGQPAGYLSRQAALWTAQWERTKVRDLPGFDRLGRWLAARTDAFADRAWALVHGDYRLDNLILAPDTARVRAVLDWEMATRGDPVCDVALLLVYWTEPGDTLRRHVPVALGVTDRPGFGDRAAVLRAYTAIRPVDRDHLDVCLALTCLKLAVIMESIYFRHLQGKHMGSDAADMAGAAAALVEMGLRVADGQGVAALGS; encoded by the coding sequence ATGGCTGACGAGGGCCGCGGTCCGGTGGGCGACGGCCCGCTCCACACGGAGTCCGGCACCAAGATCGGGCCGGCACCCGCGAGCGTCGGCGTGGATCCGCCGGGCCTGTCACTCGACCGGCTGGCGACCTACCTCGGTGAGCGGCTGCCCGACGCCGATCCGGTCGCGCCGTGGCACGCCGAGCTTCTCGCCGGCGGCCGGAGCAACCTCACGTACCGGATCAGCCAGGGCGCCGGCTCCTGGGTGCTGCGTCGTCCGCCACTCGGCCACGTGATGCCCAAAGCGCACGACATGGCGCGCGAGTATCGCGTGCTACGCGGCCTCGAACCGACGGCGGTGCCGAGCGCCCGGCCGTACCTGCTCTGCGAGGACCGGTCCGTCATCGGCACACCCTTCCTCGTCATGGAGCACGTCGACGGCGTCGTGCTGTCCTCGGCGGCCGACTGCGCCGGTCTCTCCGTGGAACGCGCGGCGGTGATCACCGATGTCCTCGTCCGGACGCTGGCGACGCTGCACGACGCGGACCTCACCGGCACCGGTCTGGAGACGTTCGGTCAGCCGGCCGGCTACCTGAGCCGGCAGGCCGCGCTGTGGACCGCGCAGTGGGAGCGGACCAAGGTGCGTGACCTGCCGGGGTTCGACCGGCTCGGGCGCTGGTTGGCCGCACGCACGGACGCGTTCGCCGACCGGGCCTGGGCGCTCGTGCACGGCGACTACCGCCTGGACAACCTCATCCTCGCGCCGGACACCGCACGCGTACGCGCGGTGCTGGACTGGGAGATGGCCACCCGCGGCGATCCGGTGTGCGACGTCGCGCTCCTGCTCGTCTACTGGACCGAGCCCGGTGACACCCTACGGCGGCACGTTCCGGTGGCTCTCGGCGTGACGGACCGGCCGGGTTTCGGTGATCGCGCAGCCGTTCTGCGCGCCTACACCGCCATCCGCCCAGTCGACCGCGACCACCTCGACGTGTGCCTGGCTCTCACCTGCCTCAAACTCGCGGTCATCATGGAATCGATCTACTTCCGCCATCTTCAGGGCAAGCACATGGGATCGGACGCGGCGGACATGGCCGGGGCAGCGGCGGCGCTCGTGGAGATGGGCCTGCGGGTCGCCGACGGGCAGGGCGTCGCGGCGCTGGGTTCGTGA